CGCCAGCCTCACGAGCACAGGGGTGGAGCGGTACCCGCCTCGGAGCTATGACCCCATAAGACGTCCTTATGGGTTCCCGAAGCGGAGGTTGGGGCAGGTGGTCCCAGTCGGACCAGGATCACACCCTATGGCTCCCCTTCCCGCCCCCTGCCCCGGGGGTCCCCGGGCGCCCCGGCCACCCCTCGCGCCCCGGCCGCCCCCTGTGCCCCGGGCCTGCGCCCTTGGAGGCCGAGCCCCTGGGCGGTGGGGGCGGGGCACCGGCGGCGTACGCGAGAATGGGGGCATGAGTCTGTTCCGGGATGACGGCGTCGTGCTGCGTACGCAGAAGCTGGGCGAGGCCGACCGGATCATCACGTTCCTCACCCGCGGCCACGGCCGCGTCCGGGCCGTCGCGCGCGGGGTGCGCCGCACCAAGTCGAAGTTCGGCGCCCGCCTCGAACCCTTCTCCCACGTGGACGTGCAGTTCTTCGCGCGCGGCTCCGAACTCGTCGGGCGCGGCCTGCCGCTGTGCACCCAGACGGAGACCATCGCCCCGTACGGCGGCGGCATCGTCACCGACTACGCCCGCTACACGGCCGGCACGGCCATGCTGGAGACCGCCGAGCGGTTCACCGACCACGAGGGCGAGCCCGCCGTCCAGCAGTACCTGCTGCTCGTCGGCGCCCTGCGCACCCTCGCCCGCGGCGAGCACGCCCCGCACCTGATCCTCGACGCCTTCCTGCTGCGCTCCCTCGCCGTCAACGGCTACGCCCCGTCCTTCGAGGACTGCGCCCGCTGCGGCATCCACGGCCCCAACCGGTTCTTCTCGGTCGCCGCGGGCGGAGTGGTCTGCGGGGACTGCCGGGTGCCCGGCAGCGTCGTACCCTCGGCGGAGGCCGTCGCGCTGCTCAGCGCGCTGCTGACCGGCGACTGGGAGACGGCGGACGCGTGCGAGCCGCGCCACGCGAGGGAGGGGAGCGGGCTGGTGTCCGCCTATCTGCACTGGCACCTGGAGCGCGGGCTGCGCTCGCTGCGCTACGTCGAGAAGTAGCCGCCGCGTGAGAAGACAGCGCGGTTGCGCGGAGAGTCAAGAGAACTAGGAGAAGTGAGCCGCATGGCCATGGCACGACGCGGAATCCTCGGGCGCTCCAGGCGTCAGTACCAGGACCCCGAGCCGCACCCGTCCGGCGCGCGCCCGCCGAAGCTGCCCGGCGAGATGGTGCCCGGGCACGTGGCGATCGTCATGGACGGCAACGGCCGCTGGGCCAAGGACCGCGGCCTGCCCCGCACCGAGGGCCACAAGGTCGGCGCCGAGCGCGTCCTCGACGTGCTCCAGGGCGCGATCGAGATGGGCGTCGGCAGCATCTCCCTGTACGCCTTCTCCACCGAGAACTGGCGGCGCTCCCCGGACGAGGTGCGCTTCCTGATGAACTTCAACCGGGACTTCATCCGCAAGACCCGCGACCAGCTCGACGCGCTCGGCATCCGGGTCCGCTGGGTCGGCCGCATGCCCAAGCTGTGGAAGTCCGTCGCCCAGGAGCTCCAGATCGCCCAGGAGCAGACCAAGGACAACGACCGCCTCACGCTGTACTTCTGCATGAACTACGGCGGCCGCGCCGAGATCGCGGACGCCGCGCAGGCCCTCGCCGAGGACGTGAAGGCCGGGAAGCTCGACCCGTCGAAGGTCAGCGAGAAGACCTTCGCGAAGTACCTGTACTACGCGGACATGCCGGACGTGGACCTGTTCCTGCGGCCCAGCGGCGAGCAGCGCACGTCCAACTACCTGCTGTGGCAGAGCGCGTACGCGGAGATGGTCTTCCAGGACGTGCTGTGGCCCGACTTCGACCGCCGCGACCTGTGGCGGGCCTGCCTGGAGTACGCCCAGCGCGACCGCCGCTTCGGCGGCGCCGTGCCGAACGAGCAGCTCCTCGCGATGGAGGCGGCGATGCGGGGCGACGAGACCGACGGCGCGGCGGCGGCCCCCGGCACGGCGGGCTGACCCGGGGCCGGTACGGGGCCCGTACCAACCTGTACGGCCCCCGGACGGCTCCCGTGTGACCCCGCGCGGCTCCCGTGCCACCTCGTACGGCGAAGGGCCCCCGGCGGCCCGTGAAGCGAAGGGCGCGGCTCCCACGGGAGCCGCGCCCTTCGCCGTGAAGGTTCCGCGAATCAGCCCGCGGTCCGGTCCGCCGCGGCCGCGCACTCCGCGCACGT
This genomic window from Streptomyces thermolilacinus SPC6 contains:
- a CDS encoding isoprenyl transferase — its product is MARRGILGRSRRQYQDPEPHPSGARPPKLPGEMVPGHVAIVMDGNGRWAKDRGLPRTEGHKVGAERVLDVLQGAIEMGVGSISLYAFSTENWRRSPDEVRFLMNFNRDFIRKTRDQLDALGIRVRWVGRMPKLWKSVAQELQIAQEQTKDNDRLTLYFCMNYGGRAEIADAAQALAEDVKAGKLDPSKVSEKTFAKYLYYADMPDVDLFLRPSGEQRTSNYLLWQSAYAEMVFQDVLWPDFDRRDLWRACLEYAQRDRRFGGAVPNEQLLAMEAAMRGDETDGAAAAPGTAG
- the recO gene encoding DNA repair protein RecO, which translates into the protein MSLFRDDGVVLRTQKLGEADRIITFLTRGHGRVRAVARGVRRTKSKFGARLEPFSHVDVQFFARGSELVGRGLPLCTQTETIAPYGGGIVTDYARYTAGTAMLETAERFTDHEGEPAVQQYLLLVGALRTLARGEHAPHLILDAFLLRSLAVNGYAPSFEDCARCGIHGPNRFFSVAAGGVVCGDCRVPGSVVPSAEAVALLSALLTGDWETADACEPRHAREGSGLVSAYLHWHLERGLRSLRYVEK